A genomic segment from Nicotiana sylvestris chromosome 1, ASM39365v2, whole genome shotgun sequence encodes:
- the LOC104247984 gene encoding F-box/kelch-repeat protein At3g18720-like, with amino-acid sequence MHSGKLGIIQMIPEISTCLSPIRAPTDRTAMYRKRLLVSWQNQLFLVQQKLGSVLEIWKADFKTEQFKRIFNLDKFIIFISQGFSVAVSSSALEEKNCVYFTEGNDNHILFALHIGDQSLSTTERFRIHTSHNSIPLLERLGTAKNQGSSKGDDKVKKRSSSKHSNTSEPVVVDSNICGHLTLDLQREISRHLLSQDAYLYMNFRLVCKLWRSVAPPLRWKVVDQPTRSSDQDSMWLLSLNQKDGLCTFYNPFRNLTCYMSNIDLVGCEIRYSKDGWLLVSRGPRSLFLLEPSSKQIIHLPERTDDYFCDAMSFSASPSNSSAWVIFGIACLNSYRVRISYLRAGDDNWTSMTMDNEVPFIVFSRPVYFREKFCVAGLRGDVGAFGFLEDGNPYWVIHQIGLLYSPRISSALSQYLVQRDQDVLYSVIMTRDHNVRVYELDFGDNGVKLVKEVKNWLLFISETSSVAVRDMDVNLDDALFFPSFSKSNDYVYYSLEAAAFKVLKDNSTDIRQQKELLNRVWIRCELRN; translated from the exons ATGCATTCTGGGAAACTAGGGATAATACAGATGATCCCGGAAATAAGCACTTGTCTGTCTCCTATCAGAGCACCAACTGATCGAACTGCAATGTATCGAAAGAGACTTTTGGTTTCGTGGCAAAACCAATTGTTTTTGGTTCAACAAAAATTGGGATCAGTCTTGGAGATTTGGAAGGCCGATTTCAAAACAGAACAATTCAAGAGAATATTCAATTTGGAcaaatttatcatttttataagTCAAGGATTCTCCGTTGCAGTTTCTTCATCTGCACTTGAAGAAAAAAACTGTGTTTATTTCACAGAAGGCAATGATAATCACATTCTGTTTGCCTTACACATTGGGGATCAAAGTTTGTCAACCACAGAGCGATTTCGTATCCATACCTCTCACAATTCTATTCCTCTACTCGAAAG GCTAGGAACCGCCAAAAATCAAGGTAGCAGTAAAGGAGACGACAAGGTGAAGAAGCGGTCATCCTCGAAGCATAGTAATACATCGGAGCCAGTAGTAGTAGACAGCAACATCTGCGGCCATCTTACTTTAGACCTTCAAAGGGAAATTTCTCGGCATCTACTTTCTCAAGACGCATACTTGTACATGAATTTTCGGTTGGTGTGTAAATTATGGAGATCTGTTGCTCCTCCATTACGTTGGAAGGTGGTTGATCAACCGACTCGTTCTTCTGATCAAGACTCCATGTGGCTTCTATCCCTAAACCAAAAAGATGGTTTGTGCACTTTTTATAATCCCTTTAGAAATCTGACTTGTTATATGAGCAACATCGACTTAGTAGGGTGTGAAATTCGGTATTCAAAAGATGGTTGGCTTCTTGTTTCAAGAGGTCCAAGGTCTCTCTTCTTACTTGAGCCTTCTAGTAAACAAATAATCCATCTTCCAGAACGAACGGATGACTATTTCTGTGACGCTATGTCATTCTCAGCTTCTCCATCTAATTCATCTGCCTGGGTGATCTTTGGTATAGCTTGTTTAAACTCGTATCGAGTCAGGATTTCATATTTGAGAGCAGGGGATGATAATTGGACAAGTATGACAATGGACAATGAGGTACCTTTCATAGTTTTTTCTCGTCCTGTGTACTTTAGGGAAAAATTTTGTGTCGCAGGCCTGCGTGGTGATGTTGGTGCATTTGGCTTCTTAGAAGACGGAAATCCTTACTGGGTTATCCATCAAATTGGTCTACTATATTCACCTCGTATTTCTAGCGCTCTCAGTCAATATTTAGTTCAGCGAGATCAAGATGTGCTATATTCAGTGATAATGACACGAGATCATAATGTTCGTGTTTATGAACTAGACTTTGGAGACAACGGGGTTAAATTAGTGAAAGAAGTCAAAAACTGGCTTCTTTTCATTAGCGAAACCTCATCTGTTGCCGTCCGTGACATGGACGTAAATTTGGACGATGCTCTTTTTTTCCCCAGCTTCAGCAAATCTAACGATTATGTTTACTACTCATTGGAAGCTGCCGCATTCAAAGTATTGAAAGACAATTCCACAGATATAAGGCAACAGAAAGAGCTTTTAAATCGTGTTTGGATCCGCTGTGAACTCAGGAATTGA